A single region of the Neisseria zoodegmatis genome encodes:
- the rlmN gene encoding 23S rRNA (adenine(2503)-C(2))-methyltransferase RlmN — protein MKTNLLNFDLNGLTQYFAQMGEKPFRAKQVMRWMHQSGVSDFDEMTDLAKSLRAKLHEHAVVEVPQLMAAQESSDGTRKWLLDVGTGNGVETVFIPEAERGTLCISSQIGCALECTFCSTGRQGFNRNLSTAEIIGQLWWANKALGVTPKNERIISNVVMMGMGEPLANFDNVVTALSIMLDDHGYGLSRRRVTVSTSGMIPQMDRLKEVMPVALAVSLHASNDAVRDQIVPLNKKYPLKELMSACRRYLEKAPRDFVTFEYVMLDGVNDQVQHAKELIQLVRDVPCKFNLIPFNAFPNSGYNRSSNANIQVFRDILQQAGFVVTVRKTRGDDIDAACGQLAGQVKDKTRRQQKWQQVLLEQRG, from the coding sequence ATGAAAACCAATCTGCTGAATTTTGATTTAAACGGTTTGACCCAGTACTTTGCCCAAATGGGGGAAAAACCTTTCCGAGCCAAACAAGTCATGCGCTGGATGCATCAATCGGGTGTGTCTGATTTTGATGAAATGACTGACTTGGCGAAATCCTTACGGGCGAAGCTGCATGAGCATGCGGTAGTGGAAGTACCGCAGTTAATGGCTGCCCAAGAATCTTCAGACGGCACACGCAAGTGGTTGCTGGATGTCGGCACCGGAAATGGTGTGGAAACCGTTTTTATTCCCGAAGCAGAACGCGGAACCTTGTGTATTTCGTCTCAAATAGGTTGTGCATTAGAGTGCACATTTTGTTCGACAGGCCGCCAGGGCTTCAATCGGAATTTGAGTACGGCCGAAATTATCGGTCAATTGTGGTGGGCAAATAAAGCTTTAGGTGTTACGCCGAAAAACGAGCGGATCATTTCCAATGTTGTGATGATGGGCATGGGTGAGCCGCTGGCGAATTTTGATAACGTAGTTACTGCCTTGAGCATCATGTTGGACGATCACGGTTATGGTTTGTCTCGCCGCCGTGTAACTGTTTCTACCTCCGGTATGATTCCGCAAATGGATAGATTGAAAGAAGTCATGCCGGTGGCTTTGGCTGTTTCATTACATGCTTCCAATGATGCGGTTCGTGATCAGATTGTGCCGTTAAATAAAAAATATCCTTTGAAAGAATTAATGTCGGCATGCCGACGCTATTTGGAAAAAGCGCCGAGAGATTTTGTTACCTTTGAATATGTGATGCTGGACGGCGTGAATGATCAGGTACAACATGCAAAAGAGTTAATCCAGCTTGTGCGAGACGTGCCGTGTAAATTTAACCTGATACCTTTCAATGCATTTCCGAATTCAGGCTACAACCGTTCGAGCAATGCCAATATCCAAGTATTCCGGGATATTTTGCAGCAAGCTGGATTCGTAGTAACGGTCAGAAAAACTCGTGGTGACGATATTGACGCTGCTTGCGGGCAGCTTGCCGGTCAGGTGAAAGATAAAACACGCAGGCAACAAAAATGGCAGCAAGTTTTGCTGGAACAAAGAGGTTGA
- the pilW gene encoding type IV pilus biogenesis/stability protein PilW: protein MKFKAGWICLLMLGMTACAGNANKQPSARERAHQVSNIKTQLALEYMRAQDYRQAVASIDEALAANAKNENAWLIRAQIYQYLKVTDKAQESFQKALSIKPNSAEINNNYGWFLCSTQNRANESIAYFDKALADPTYPSPHIANLNKGICSAKMGQYSLSEAYFERALAAAPQFFPVLKEMARTKMLAGNLSDADYYFRQYQSQIDVLSADDLLLGWKIYKSLGDTQAAYEYEAQLRANYPYSEELQTITTGRL from the coding sequence ATGAAATTCAAAGCCGGTTGGATTTGTTTATTGATGTTGGGAATGACTGCATGTGCGGGAAATGCCAACAAACAGCCCAGTGCGCGCGAGCGTGCCCATCAAGTATCTAATATTAAAACACAGTTGGCGTTGGAATATATGCGTGCGCAGGATTACCGCCAAGCTGTCGCCAGTATTGATGAAGCGCTTGCAGCTAACGCTAAGAATGAAAATGCGTGGCTGATACGTGCACAAATTTATCAATATTTGAAGGTTACGGATAAAGCTCAAGAGAGTTTCCAAAAAGCATTGTCTATCAAACCTAACAGCGCTGAAATCAACAACAACTACGGCTGGTTTTTGTGCAGTACACAAAACCGCGCGAATGAATCTATTGCTTATTTTGATAAAGCATTGGCCGATCCGACTTATCCTTCACCGCACATTGCCAATTTAAACAAAGGTATATGTAGCGCCAAAATGGGCCAATATTCTTTGTCGGAAGCTTATTTTGAACGTGCTTTAGCTGCTGCACCGCAGTTTTTCCCTGTATTGAAAGAAATGGCGCGCACGAAAATGCTGGCGGGCAATTTAAGCGATGCGGATTATTATTTCCGACAGTACCAAAGCCAAATTGATGTTTTGAGCGCTGATGATTTATTGTTAGGTTGGAAAATCTACAAGAGTTTGGGCGATACCCAAGCTGCTTATGAATATGAAGCGCAATTGAGGGCAAATTATCCTTATTCTGAAGAGCTGCAAACAATTACAACAGGACGTTTGTAA
- a CDS encoding helix-turn-helix domain-containing protein — translation MTDHQNTEQYSTGGVAAELGMKLRQAREQKGYSIGEVAERLKLSARQIEGLESGNYEGMPELVFVRGFLRTYARFLGLDEQEVSAYLDRIMPQSRSNIYAVERNSGSSLNYQQTEVGKSFPKWILGLVLLALIGGGVYVWQSKSQSEYAKQNDSVVPPELDNVGASGLNADNVSVVAMGSNAVASAILNPSSTASEIKVASEPVVAVSSVATTSEAAKDMVAAASGEMPVAADELVVKVHYRSKLVIKDKNDQFVINEIVPAGSEHRFKGSAPYNVWIGYAPGATVNYGGQEIAVRKHMVGKTTSSFIAGQ, via the coding sequence ATGACTGATCATCAAAATACCGAACAATATTCTACCGGTGGCGTTGCCGCAGAATTGGGCATGAAGCTGCGTCAGGCTAGGGAACAAAAAGGCTATTCTATTGGAGAAGTGGCCGAACGGTTGAAGCTTTCTGCCCGCCAGATTGAAGGGCTTGAAAGTGGCAACTACGAAGGTATGCCCGAATTGGTGTTTGTGCGAGGTTTTCTGCGCACTTACGCGCGTTTTTTAGGTTTAGATGAACAAGAAGTGTCTGCTTATTTAGACCGCATTATGCCGCAGAGCCGCAGCAATATTTATGCAGTAGAAAGAAACAGCGGTTCGTCGCTCAATTATCAGCAAACAGAAGTCGGTAAATCATTTCCCAAATGGATTTTAGGATTAGTGCTTCTGGCTTTGATTGGAGGCGGTGTTTATGTGTGGCAAAGTAAATCACAATCAGAATACGCCAAGCAAAATGACAGCGTTGTTCCTCCTGAATTAGACAATGTAGGGGCTAGCGGCCTGAATGCAGATAATGTTTCCGTGGTAGCGATGGGGAGCAACGCGGTTGCCTCTGCTATTCTTAACCCTTCATCCACCGCTTCGGAGATAAAAGTTGCGTCAGAGCCCGTGGTGGCGGTATCTAGTGTTGCTACTACTTCCGAAGCAGCGAAAGATATGGTTGCGGCGGCAAGTGGGGAAATGCCCGTTGCAGCTGATGAGCTTGTAGTTAAGGTTCATTATCGTTCTAAACTTGTCATCAAAGATAAGAATGATCAGTTTGTGATTAATGAAATTGTACCGGCCGGAAGTGAGCACCGTTTCAAAGGCAGTGCACCTTACAATGTTTGGATCGGCTATGCGCCCGGTGCTACCGTAAATTATGGCGGTCAAGAAATCGCTGTTCGTAAGCATATGGTCGGTAAAACGACTTCATCATTCATCGCGGGGCAGTAA